From Salvia splendens isolate huo1 chromosome 16, SspV2, whole genome shotgun sequence, a single genomic window includes:
- the LOC121771480 gene encoding regulator of nonsense transcripts 1 homolog isoform X1 — MDSQPSNLYDTASQPDTGNDAYTFLEFNTQGEEDFDYPEFQELSQPIRSSTAAWPTPSDSISAAELPSSSEASQSTAKPRSAPNNNSTSNNNTKETGVVEALAAGMSGLNFEDTGGDDEAFEYGKGDFTEHACRYCGVTNPACVVRCNVPSCRKWFCNSRGNTSGSHIVNHLVRAKHKEVCLHKDSPLGETILECYNCGCRNVFLLGFISATTESVVVLLCREPCLSVNALKDMNWDLSQWCPLIDDRCFLQWLLKVPSEQEQLRARQISAQQINKIEELWKTNPDATLEDLEKPGVDDEPQPVVPKYEDAYQYQNVFAPLIKLEADYDKMMKESQSKDNITIRWDIGLNKKRIAYFVFPKEDNEIRLVTGDELRLRYSGDAAHPSWQSVGHVIKLTAQEEVALELGASQGVPVDVNHGFSVDFVWKSTSFDRMQGAMKTFAVDETSVSGYIYHHLLGHEVEMQMVRNMLPRRFGAPGLPELNASQVFAVKSVLQKPISLIQGPPGTGKTVTSAAIVYHMAKQGQGQVLVCAPSNVAVDQLAEKISATGLKVVRLCAKSREAVCSPVEHLTLHYQVRHLDTSEKSELHKLQQLKDEQGELSSSDEKKYKALKRATEREISQSADVICCTCVGAGDPRLANFRFRQVLIDESTQSTEPECLIPLVLGVKQVVLVGDHCQLGPVIMCKKAARAGLAQSLFERLVMLGVKPIRLQVQYRMHPALSEFPSNSFYEGTLQNGVTVNERQSPGIDFPWPVPNRPMFFYVQMGQEEISASGTSYLNRTEAANVEKIVTTFLKSGVVPSQIGVITPYEGQRAYIVNYMSRNGALRQQLYKEIEVASVDSFQGREKDYIILSCVRSNEHQGIGFLNDPRRLNVALTRARYGIVILGNPKVLSKQPLWNGLLTHYKEHECLVEGPLNNLKQSMVQFQKPKKIYNERRLLYGGGAGIVPNDTFGSVASSQNTDRRGPRSRGPYMSPSPTNGAHKPGVHPSGYAMPRVPMPPYHGGPPSQPYAIPTRGAVHGPVGAVPQIPQHGSRGFGVGRGNSSAPIGSHLSHQQGGQPPIGSHGPKLFPSMDNAGSQPTLAGPLSQPGYVSSVTGQGPNQTYRDGFSMGGMSQDFLSDDFKSQGSRIPYNVAEFSTQASQSGYAVDYVTQGGQGFPGSFLNQNSQAGYARFAPGNDYMSQEYMAHGSQGLFTQAPFNDQSQEDASQNHFGVANANPLQSQLNPLYSQPFAHYNSQPLNAQNSQPQPSSQQGQGSQNNKLHYNS; from the exons ATGGACTCGCAGCCCAGCAATCTATACGACACGGCGTCTCAGCCGGACACCGGCAACGACGCCTATACATTCCTCGAGTTCAACACTCAGGGCGAGGAGGACTTCGATTACCCCGAATTCCAAGAGCTCTCCCAGCCTATTCGATCATCCACTGCCGCATGGCCCACGCCATCCGATTCTATCTCCGCCGCGGAGCTTCCCTCCTCTTCTGAAGCCTCCCAATCCACCGCCAAACCCCGTTCTGCACCCAACAATAATAGCACTAGTAACAATAACACCAAGGAGACCGGGGTCGTGGAGGCGTTGGCAGCCGGGATGAGCGGCCTTAACTTTGAAGACACTGGTGGTGATGACGAGGCTTTCGAGTATGGAAAGGGAGACTTTACTGAGCATGCTTGCAGGTATTGCGGGGTCACCAATCCAGCATGCGTGGTGCGCTGCAATGTTCCGTCCTGTAGAAAATGGTTTTGTAATTCACGAGGGAATACTTCTGGTTCACACATTGTCAATCATCTG GTGAGAGCAAAACATAAAGAAGTGTGTCTTCACAAAGACAGCCCGCTGGGGGAAACAATCCTTGAATGTTATAACTGTGGTTGTCGAAATGTGTTTCTTCTTGGATTCATATCTGCAACAACAGAAAGTGTTGTTGTTCTGCTTTGTAGGGAGCCATGCCTTAGTGTTAATGCATTAAAGGACATGAACTGGGACCTGAGTCAATGGTGCCCACTTATTGATGATAGATGTTTCTTGCAATGGTTACTAAAG GTACCATCTGAACAAGAACAACTGAGGGCTCGACAAATTAGTGCCCAGcagataaataaaatagaagagctTTGGAAGACGAATCCTGATGCTACCTTGGAAGATCTTGAGAAGCCTGGTGTAGATGATGAGCCTCAACCTGTGGTTCCGAAGTATGAAGATGCTTATCAG TATCAAAATGTTTTTGCACCACTCATTAAGCTTGAAGCAGATTATGATAAG ATGATGAAAGAGTCTCAAAGCAAAGACAATATCACGATTCGTTGGGATATTGGTCTCAACAAGAAGCGCATTGCTTATTTTGTCTTTCCTAAG GAAGATAATGAAATACGCCTTGTAACTGGTGATGAACTTCGACTCCGTTATTCAGGTGATGCAGCTCACCCCTCGTGGCAATCTGTGGGTCATGTG ATAAAATTGACTGCACAAGAGGAGGTTGCTCTTGAACTTGGTGCTAGTCAG GGTGTTCCTGTTGATGTCAATCATGGTTTTAGTGTTGACTTTGTTTGGAAAAGCACAAGTTTTGATCGGATGCAGGGGGCTATGAAAACTTTTGCTGTTGATGAAACCAGTGTCAGTGG GTATATCTATCATCATTTGCTTGGCCATGAAGTTGAAATGCAGATGGTTCGTAATATGTTGCCTCGAAGATTTGGTGCACCTGGGTTACCAGAGCTTAATGCGTCTCAA GTTTTTGCTGTCAAAAGTGTCCTACAAAAGCCTATAAGTCTCATTCAAGGTCCGCCAGGAACGGGTAAAACTGTGACATCTGCTGCAATTGTGTATCATATGGCCAAACAAGGTCAAGGACAG GTTTTGGTCTGTGCTCCTAGTAACGTTGCTGTGGATCAGCTAGCTGAAAAGATAAGCGCAACTGGTTTAAAG GTTGTCAGACTTTGTGCGAAATCAAGGGAAGCTGTTTGTTCCCCTGTTGAGCATTTAACCTTGCACTATCAG GTTAGACATCTGGATACATCTGAAAAGAGTGAACTTCACAAGTTACAACAACTGAAAGATGAACAAG GAGAATTATCCAGCAGTGACGAGAAAAAGTATAAAGCCCTCAAACGAGCAACTGAGAGGGAGATATCTCAGAGTGCTGATGTGATCTGCTGTACATGTGTTGGGGCTGGGGATCCTCGTTTAGCTAATTTTAGATTCCGCCAG GTTCTTATTGATGAATCCACTCAATCAACAGAACCTGAGTGTCTTATTCCATTGGTTCTTGGAGTAAAACAG GTTGTCCTTGTGGGAGATCACTGCCAGCTTGGTCCTGTTATTATGTGCAAGAAAGCTGCACGAGCTGGTCTTGCTCAATCTCTGTTTGAACGGCTTGTGATGCTTGGTGTGAAACCAATTAGATTGCAG GTCCAATATAGGATGCACCCCGCTCTTTCAGAATTTCCATCTAACAGCTTTTATGAAGGCACTCTTCAGAATGGAGTTACAGTAAATGAAAGGCAATCACCTGGCATTGATTTCCCATGGCCAGTACCAAACCGTCCCATGTTCTTTTATGTCCAG ATGGGACAAGAGGAGATCAGTGCTAGTGGCACATCATATCTAAATAGGACTGAGGCTGCAAATGTTGAGAAAATTGTAACCACATTTTTGAAGAGCGGTGTTGTTCCTAGTCAG ATTGGTGTTATAACGCCCTATGAAGGCCAAAGGGCTTACATTGTCAATTACATGTCACGAAATGGTGCTCTGCGTCAACAACTATACAAAGAAATTGAG GTAGCAAGCGTAGACTCATTCCAGGGTAGGGAAAAAGACTACATTATTTTGTCGTGTGTGAGGAGCAATGAGCATCAG GGCATTGGTTTCCTCAATGATCCGAGGCGACTTAATGTTGCCCTCACACGTGCTCGTTATGGTATTGTCATATTGGGAAATCCTAAAGTTCTAAGCAAGCAGCCGCTGTGGAATGGCTTGTTAACACACTATAAG GAACATGAGTGTTTGGTGGAAGGacctttgaataatttgaaGCAAAGTATGGTTCAGTTTCAGAAACCAAAAAAG ATATACAATGAACGAAGACTTTTATATGGGGGCGGAGCAGGTATTGTTCCCAATGATACTTTTGGATCTGTTGCCTCCAGCCAAAATACTGATCGGAGGGGCCCTCGCTCTAGGG GTCCATACATGTCTCCTAGCCCAACAAATGGTGCCCATAAACCTGGTGTTCACCCTTCTGGTTATGCAATGCCCCGGGTGCCCATGCCTCCATACCATGGAGGACCTCCATCGCAACCATATGCCATCCCCACTCGTGGTGCCGTACATGGACCTGTTGGAGCTGTTCCTCAAATTCCACAACATGGCAGCCGAGGATTTGGTGTTGGCCGTGGGAATTCCAGTGCACCCATTGGTAGTCATCTTTCACACCAACAAGGTGGACAACCTCCTATTGGAAGCCATGGACCCAAACTTTTTCCGTCTATGGATAATGCTGGTAGCCAGCCAACTCTGGCTGGACCACTGTCCCAACCGGGCTATGTTTCTAGT GTGACAGGTCAAGGACCAAACCAAACATACAGGGATGGATTCTCCATGGGTGGCATGTCTCAA GACTTCTTAAGCGACGATTTCAAAAGTCAGGGATCACGTATTCCTTATAATGTGGCTGAGTTCTCCACCCAG GCTTCTCAGAGTGGTTATGCTGTTGACTATGTTACACAGGGGGGGCAAGGGTTTCCTGGGAGCTTTCTTAACCAGAACTCTCAAGCTGGATATGCTCGTTTTGCCCCAGGGAATGATTACATGTCTCAG GAGTACATGGCCCATGGTTCACAAGGTTTATT
- the LOC121771480 gene encoding regulator of nonsense transcripts 1 homolog isoform X2, translating into MDSQPSNLYDTASQPDTGNDAYTFLEFNTQGEEDFDYPEFQELSQPIRSSTAAWPTPSDSISAAELPSSSEASQSTAKPRSAPNNNSTSNNNTKETGVVEALAAGMSGLNFEDTGGDDEAFEYGKGDFTEHACRYCGVTNPACVVRCNVPSCRKWFCNSRGNTSGSHIVNHLVRAKHKEVCLHKDSPLGETILECYNCGCRNVFLLGFISATTESVVVLLCREPCLSVNALKDMNWDLSQWCPLIDDRCFLQWLLKVPSEQEQLRARQISAQQINKIEELWKTNPDATLEDLEKPGVDDEPQPVVPKYEDAYQYQNVFAPLIKLEADYDKMMKESQSKDNITIRWDIGLNKKRIAYFVFPKEDNEIRLVTGDELRLRYSGDAAHPSWQSVGHVIKLTAQEEVALELGASQGVPVDVNHGFSVDFVWKSTSFDRMQGAMKTFAVDETSVSGYIYHHLLGHEVEMQMVRNMLPRRFGAPGLPELNASQVFAVKSVLQKPISLIQGPPGTGKTVTSAAIVYHMAKQGQGQVLVCAPSNVAVDQLAEKISATGLKVVRLCAKSREAVCSPVEHLTLHYQVRHLDTSEKSELHKLQQLKDEQGELSSSDEKKYKALKRATEREISQSADVICCTCVGAGDPRLANFRFRQVLIDESTQSTEPECLIPLVLGVKQVVLVGDHCQLGPVIMCKKAARAGLAQSLFERLVMLGVKPIRLQVQYRMHPALSEFPSNSFYEGTLQNGVTVNERQSPGIDFPWPVPNRPMFFYVQMGQEEISASGTSYLNRTEAANVEKIVTTFLKSGVVPSQIGVITPYEGQRAYIVNYMSRNGALRQQLYKEIEVASVDSFQGREKDYIILSCVRSNEHQGIGFLNDPRRLNVALTRARYGIVILGNPKVLSKQPLWNGLLTHYKEHECLVEGPLNNLKQSMVQFQKPKKIYNERRLLYGGGAGIVPNDTFGSVASSQNTDRRGPRSRGPYMSPSPTNGAHKPGVHPSGYAMPRVPMPPYHGGPPSQPYAIPTRGAVHGPVGAVPQIPQHGSRGFGVGRGNSSAPIGSHLSHQQGGQPPIGSHGPKLFPSMDNAGSQPTLAGPLSQPGYVSSVTGQGPNQTYRDGFSMGGMSQDFLSDDFKSQGSRIPYNVAEFSTQGGQGFPGSFLNQNSQAGYARFAPGNDYMSQEYMAHGSQGLFTQAPFNDQSQEDASQNHFGVANANPLQSQLNPLYSQPFAHYNSQPLNAQNSQPQPSSQQGQGSQNNKLHYNS; encoded by the exons ATGGACTCGCAGCCCAGCAATCTATACGACACGGCGTCTCAGCCGGACACCGGCAACGACGCCTATACATTCCTCGAGTTCAACACTCAGGGCGAGGAGGACTTCGATTACCCCGAATTCCAAGAGCTCTCCCAGCCTATTCGATCATCCACTGCCGCATGGCCCACGCCATCCGATTCTATCTCCGCCGCGGAGCTTCCCTCCTCTTCTGAAGCCTCCCAATCCACCGCCAAACCCCGTTCTGCACCCAACAATAATAGCACTAGTAACAATAACACCAAGGAGACCGGGGTCGTGGAGGCGTTGGCAGCCGGGATGAGCGGCCTTAACTTTGAAGACACTGGTGGTGATGACGAGGCTTTCGAGTATGGAAAGGGAGACTTTACTGAGCATGCTTGCAGGTATTGCGGGGTCACCAATCCAGCATGCGTGGTGCGCTGCAATGTTCCGTCCTGTAGAAAATGGTTTTGTAATTCACGAGGGAATACTTCTGGTTCACACATTGTCAATCATCTG GTGAGAGCAAAACATAAAGAAGTGTGTCTTCACAAAGACAGCCCGCTGGGGGAAACAATCCTTGAATGTTATAACTGTGGTTGTCGAAATGTGTTTCTTCTTGGATTCATATCTGCAACAACAGAAAGTGTTGTTGTTCTGCTTTGTAGGGAGCCATGCCTTAGTGTTAATGCATTAAAGGACATGAACTGGGACCTGAGTCAATGGTGCCCACTTATTGATGATAGATGTTTCTTGCAATGGTTACTAAAG GTACCATCTGAACAAGAACAACTGAGGGCTCGACAAATTAGTGCCCAGcagataaataaaatagaagagctTTGGAAGACGAATCCTGATGCTACCTTGGAAGATCTTGAGAAGCCTGGTGTAGATGATGAGCCTCAACCTGTGGTTCCGAAGTATGAAGATGCTTATCAG TATCAAAATGTTTTTGCACCACTCATTAAGCTTGAAGCAGATTATGATAAG ATGATGAAAGAGTCTCAAAGCAAAGACAATATCACGATTCGTTGGGATATTGGTCTCAACAAGAAGCGCATTGCTTATTTTGTCTTTCCTAAG GAAGATAATGAAATACGCCTTGTAACTGGTGATGAACTTCGACTCCGTTATTCAGGTGATGCAGCTCACCCCTCGTGGCAATCTGTGGGTCATGTG ATAAAATTGACTGCACAAGAGGAGGTTGCTCTTGAACTTGGTGCTAGTCAG GGTGTTCCTGTTGATGTCAATCATGGTTTTAGTGTTGACTTTGTTTGGAAAAGCACAAGTTTTGATCGGATGCAGGGGGCTATGAAAACTTTTGCTGTTGATGAAACCAGTGTCAGTGG GTATATCTATCATCATTTGCTTGGCCATGAAGTTGAAATGCAGATGGTTCGTAATATGTTGCCTCGAAGATTTGGTGCACCTGGGTTACCAGAGCTTAATGCGTCTCAA GTTTTTGCTGTCAAAAGTGTCCTACAAAAGCCTATAAGTCTCATTCAAGGTCCGCCAGGAACGGGTAAAACTGTGACATCTGCTGCAATTGTGTATCATATGGCCAAACAAGGTCAAGGACAG GTTTTGGTCTGTGCTCCTAGTAACGTTGCTGTGGATCAGCTAGCTGAAAAGATAAGCGCAACTGGTTTAAAG GTTGTCAGACTTTGTGCGAAATCAAGGGAAGCTGTTTGTTCCCCTGTTGAGCATTTAACCTTGCACTATCAG GTTAGACATCTGGATACATCTGAAAAGAGTGAACTTCACAAGTTACAACAACTGAAAGATGAACAAG GAGAATTATCCAGCAGTGACGAGAAAAAGTATAAAGCCCTCAAACGAGCAACTGAGAGGGAGATATCTCAGAGTGCTGATGTGATCTGCTGTACATGTGTTGGGGCTGGGGATCCTCGTTTAGCTAATTTTAGATTCCGCCAG GTTCTTATTGATGAATCCACTCAATCAACAGAACCTGAGTGTCTTATTCCATTGGTTCTTGGAGTAAAACAG GTTGTCCTTGTGGGAGATCACTGCCAGCTTGGTCCTGTTATTATGTGCAAGAAAGCTGCACGAGCTGGTCTTGCTCAATCTCTGTTTGAACGGCTTGTGATGCTTGGTGTGAAACCAATTAGATTGCAG GTCCAATATAGGATGCACCCCGCTCTTTCAGAATTTCCATCTAACAGCTTTTATGAAGGCACTCTTCAGAATGGAGTTACAGTAAATGAAAGGCAATCACCTGGCATTGATTTCCCATGGCCAGTACCAAACCGTCCCATGTTCTTTTATGTCCAG ATGGGACAAGAGGAGATCAGTGCTAGTGGCACATCATATCTAAATAGGACTGAGGCTGCAAATGTTGAGAAAATTGTAACCACATTTTTGAAGAGCGGTGTTGTTCCTAGTCAG ATTGGTGTTATAACGCCCTATGAAGGCCAAAGGGCTTACATTGTCAATTACATGTCACGAAATGGTGCTCTGCGTCAACAACTATACAAAGAAATTGAG GTAGCAAGCGTAGACTCATTCCAGGGTAGGGAAAAAGACTACATTATTTTGTCGTGTGTGAGGAGCAATGAGCATCAG GGCATTGGTTTCCTCAATGATCCGAGGCGACTTAATGTTGCCCTCACACGTGCTCGTTATGGTATTGTCATATTGGGAAATCCTAAAGTTCTAAGCAAGCAGCCGCTGTGGAATGGCTTGTTAACACACTATAAG GAACATGAGTGTTTGGTGGAAGGacctttgaataatttgaaGCAAAGTATGGTTCAGTTTCAGAAACCAAAAAAG ATATACAATGAACGAAGACTTTTATATGGGGGCGGAGCAGGTATTGTTCCCAATGATACTTTTGGATCTGTTGCCTCCAGCCAAAATACTGATCGGAGGGGCCCTCGCTCTAGGG GTCCATACATGTCTCCTAGCCCAACAAATGGTGCCCATAAACCTGGTGTTCACCCTTCTGGTTATGCAATGCCCCGGGTGCCCATGCCTCCATACCATGGAGGACCTCCATCGCAACCATATGCCATCCCCACTCGTGGTGCCGTACATGGACCTGTTGGAGCTGTTCCTCAAATTCCACAACATGGCAGCCGAGGATTTGGTGTTGGCCGTGGGAATTCCAGTGCACCCATTGGTAGTCATCTTTCACACCAACAAGGTGGACAACCTCCTATTGGAAGCCATGGACCCAAACTTTTTCCGTCTATGGATAATGCTGGTAGCCAGCCAACTCTGGCTGGACCACTGTCCCAACCGGGCTATGTTTCTAGT GTGACAGGTCAAGGACCAAACCAAACATACAGGGATGGATTCTCCATGGGTGGCATGTCTCAA GACTTCTTAAGCGACGATTTCAAAAGTCAGGGATCACGTATTCCTTATAATGTGGCTGAGTTCTCCACCCAG GGGGGGCAAGGGTTTCCTGGGAGCTTTCTTAACCAGAACTCTCAAGCTGGATATGCTCGTTTTGCCCCAGGGAATGATTACATGTCTCAG GAGTACATGGCCCATGGTTCACAAGGTTTATT